The region ATCTTGAAATCACAACTATCTGTACTCATATATATTCCTCCTCTACGGTCAAAAATTAAAGTTTTACGATAACCACGTTCATGTATGCATCGACCTCCGCCTTTTGATCGGGGAGGATGACCATGGTGGTGCTTGGTGTTTCGATAATGGCCGGGCCTTCTATCTTGTTGCCGTATTTCAACTTTCTGGAATCGTAGATGTTGGTTTCTGCATAATCATTGTATTTTCTGAAAAAGGCCGGTCTTGTCCCTTTAACAGCCGGTGAAGAATCGGCTACAGGCTCATAGGAAGCCTTTTCAAGGGAAGGTTTAAGAAGTTTACTTACTGCATTTAACCTGAAAGTTACAACCTGCATACCCGCTTCACGGAATCCGGAACCCTTGCCGTAAATTTGCTCATATCTGCCTTCCCAATCATTCATAGTCTGCCGGACATCCTCGGCATTAAGCTTTTTGGTCGGAACAGGGATATTGACTTCGTGAACCTGCCTGTTATATCTCATATCAAGCTCGCGGTGAAGCTCAACATCGGCTGCTGCTATGCCTTCAAGAGCCATATCTTCAATAGCTTTTTTTTCCATGCTTTCAAAAACCGCATTCAGGTGCACCGGATCAGCAGGCATGATATTAACATCGGTCTGGGTGTAAACATGAATTACATCCGAACAGGCAATGCCGAATGCCGAAAATACCGAAGACTGAGGAGGAATTACAACCTTTTTAACGCCCAAATCTTTTGAAAAAGATGCGCAGTGCATAGGCCCGTTGCCGCCATATGAAAGAAGTACGAAATCTCTCGGATCATGGCCTTTGTCAATTACCGACTGCCTTAAGTTGTCTGCCATAAAAGAATTGATAATGTCATATATACCGGCAGCAGCCTGAACCACATCCATGCAAAGAGGATCGGCTATTTTTTCTTTGATCGCCTTGTAAGCTTTATCTTTATTTATGGTAAGCTTACCGCCGAAAAAATAACCCGGATTCAGATAACCAAGTACAACATCAACATCGGTCACTGTGGGTTCTGTGCCTCCACGTTCATAGCAAACAGGGCCTGGGGTGGAACCGGCACTGTCGGGACCAACTTTTAAGCCGCCAGTAACCGGATCGATTCTTGAGATTGTTCCGCCTGCTGCTCCGATACATGTGATGTTGATAATCGGGATAGTTACACGAAAGCGCATCATGATGGGCTCTTTCTTGAAAGACCATTCACCGTCTGCCAGAACGCTTACGTCAAAACTGGTGCCACCAACATCTGTTGTTATTATGTTTTTTTCCCCAAGAACATTACCTAAGAATTTGCTACCGACAACACCACCAACAGGACCGGATTCAATGGTTGAAACAGGTCTTGCAGTCTCCCAGCTTGTTACACCGCCGTAAGCATGCATAATGGAAA is a window of Pseudomonadota bacterium DNA encoding:
- a CDS encoding hydantoinase/oxoprolinase family protein gives rise to the protein LPSTVYVGHGTTLGTNAVINRTFGKVGLLTTAGHEDISIIMRAGAKTDGLSEDEVKHQATCRKPEPLVPRPLIKGIVERIDCFGKAVIPLDLKQAKQAIDELAAEGCEAIAICLLWSFTNSEHEIALKKLVEENYPDIYLAVSHEISPKLREYARTMTVIIDACIGKLTREYIDSLNQELKNSGLKQDISIMHAYGGVTSWETARPVSTIESGPVGGVVGSKFLGNVLGEKNIITTDVGGTSFDVSVLADGEWSFKKEPIMMRFRVTIPIINITCIGAAGGTISRIDPVTGGLKVGPDSAGSTPGPVCYERGGTEPTVTDVDVVLGYLNPGYFFGGKLTINKDKAYKAIKEKIADPLCMDVVQAAAGIYDIINSFMADNLRQSVIDKGHDPRDFVLLSYGGNGPMHCASFSKDLGVKKVVIPPQSSVFSAFGIACSDVIHVYTQTDVNIMPADPVHLNAVFESMEKKAIEDMALEGIAAADVELHRELDMRYNRQVHEVNIPVPTKKLNAEDVRQTMNDWEGRYEQIYGKGSGFREAGMQVVTFRLNAVSKLLKPSLEKASYEPVADSSPAVKGTRPAFFRKYNDYAETNIYDSRKLKYGNKIEGPAIIETPSTTMVILPDQKAEVDAYMNVVIVKL